ATGACGTCCGGTGGCTTGGGCACAATGGGCTACGGTTTCCCGGCAGCGCTCGGGGTTCAGACCGCTCATCCGGAAAGCCTTGTTATCGATATCGCCGGTGATGGATCGGTGCAGATGAATATTCAGGAACTGGCAACGGCCATGCAGCATAACCTGCCGGTCAAGATCATGATCCTGAATAACGAACATCTGGGGATGGTTCGTCAGTGGCAGCAATTGTTGCATGGCAACCGGCTTTCGAGTTCCTATGTCGAAGCCATGCCTGACTTTGTCAAGCTGGCTGATGCCTATGGCGCAAAGGGTCTTGTTTGTGACAAGCCCGATCAGCTTGATGCCGCCATCGACGAGATGATCAATACCGATGGTCCTGTCATTTTTGATTGCCGGGTTGCCAAGTTGGCAAACTGCTTCCCGATGATCCCCTCAGGGCGTGCGCATAATGACATGCTGTTCTCTGACGAAGCAGAAGACGCGAGCAAGATCGCCTCGGCTATTAGTGACGCAGGCAAGAAACTCGTCTGACCGGTAACGCAACAAGCAATTCAAGAGAAGGAACGGCAAGATGCAACAGGGATCTGCCTATTTCATTGAAGAAGTATCGACAGTTGAAGAAACGCACACCTTATCTGTCTTGGTTGACAACGAACCAGGTGTGCTGGCGCGCGTAATCGGCCTCTTTTCCGGACGTGGATATAACATTGACTCACTCACCGTGTCGGAGACATCCCATGAGGATCATGTTTCCCGCATCACAATCGTGACGACAGCAACCTTGCAGGTTTTGCAGCAGATTCGTTCGCAATTGGGGCGCCTTGTGCCGGTGCATGAAGTTGCTGATCTGACGATGTCGGAGATTGCTCCGCTGGAGCGCGAGCTGGCTCTCATCAAGGTTGTTGGTGCTGGCGATAAAAGAGTGGAAGCTTTGCGACTGGCTGATGCATTTCGTGCTACGGTGATCGATGCTACGGCCGAACATTTTGTGTTCGAAATTACTGGTCGGCAAAACAAGATCGAGCAGTTTATCACAATTATGCAGCCGCTCGGGCTGGTCGAGGTCTGCCGCACTGGCGTTATTGCCTTGCGGCGCGGACAGGACAAGACCTGAGGGCTCTCTCGGAGTTTTGGATGCTTTGGGCTTTCTGCCTCCATTCGGGTAGGGCAGAAAGTGCAGGGTGGCTGGTTTGCCGGGATACCGTTGGAAGGACTGAATTTCTATGAAAACACGATTGAGCGTAAATGTGAACGCTGTTGCTGTTTTGCGAAACAGACGTGATCTGCCTTGGCCTAGCGTCACAGGTATGGCCCGGATTGCTTTGGAAGCCGGTGCAAAGGGAATTACGGTTCATCCGCGCCCCGACGAGCGACATATCCGGCGTACGGATGTTCTGGATCTTGCCGACATGATCAGGAAAGATTTTCCGGGCAAGGAGCTTTGCCTTGAAGGTTACCCGGATAA
This window of the uncultured Cohaesibacter sp. genome carries:
- the ilvN gene encoding acetolactate synthase small subunit; its protein translation is MQQGSAYFIEEVSTVEETHTLSVLVDNEPGVLARVIGLFSGRGYNIDSLTVSETSHEDHVSRITIVTTATLQVLQQIRSQLGRLVPVHEVADLTMSEIAPLERELALIKVVGAGDKRVEALRLADAFRATVIDATAEHFVFEITGRQNKIEQFITIMQPLGLVEVCRTGVIALRRGQDKT